Part of the Lates calcarifer isolate ASB-BC8 linkage group LG6, TLL_Latcal_v3, whole genome shotgun sequence genome, CTGACAAAGAGTTTCTCAGAGAACATCCCCAGCTGCCCTCACAGTGCGTTGTCTGAACTACGTACCCATAAACACCTCAATCGTTAAACTTGACCCCCATCACAACGATTTAATTTGAGCTCAACTGAGGTCAAGAAAATCCCTTGACCTTCTAATTACAAGGGAGTGTCATCCAACAAAGGCTGGTGTCCTGGAAGTGCAATGGCTCCCCTTTGCAGACAGAGGGCAGTGTGCCATTACAGTTTACAAAAGGCACATAAATCTGTCTGATCAGATCAGTATGCCTCTGGAGCCTTCATACTGTGCTGAACTGCAGACATAACAATTTCAGCAAGAGCAGGAATGTTCAGTTATTACTTCCTGTAGTCCTCATTGATAAAGCTGACACTGTTGTACATATTTGGTCACTAATCATGTTCTTGACTGATGGTTTTCAACATGTCCTCACACTGATATAATCCTTATGTTAAATTCTTTGGCAGGGTTTATATTCCTCGTGTTGGGCTCGCCCGTGATTGACGGGCTGGCCCCTGGCAAACCGCTCTGCTGCGGCCTTCCGTACTGCCACACCAAACCGGAGCCCACTGCTGAGATCTGGACCACACCAGGGCTCGTAGTTTgaccagaggacagaggaggtcCGGGGTACTGAGGTGGGCCGGGGATCTGCGCAGACTCTGGGTTTTGTGGTAGGAGAGGCTGGTCATAGTCTCGCCCGGGCAGAGCAGCGAGTGGAGGAGTGCGGCCGTATGTTAGGACGGGACCGTAGGCATACTCCTGATTACACCTGTGGAGGAGAAGACGGGAGGACGTCTCTTTAACGCTGCTGCATTTCTTCAGagacatttttgattttcctCCATTTCGGCATTTAAGATAAAGTCAGCCCGTGTCTCACCTGCAGCCTCGCATGTTGTCACACATGGCGGGGTTGTGGGTGTCCCACAAAGAGTGCAGCTTCTCCtgggtgttgttgttgttgttcctgcCTTTATGGCTGTAGCGAGACCTGTTGTCCTCCTGATGTTGGGCCTGCTCCTCCCACTGCCACACATCTGActcactgtaaaaa contains:
- the LOC108900196 gene encoding sushi domain-containing protein 3, producing MSAATASIADVSRTDITNKNDGRDRNNSGQFQAQCTPIPLPALGTQKIIQGNGTNVGTVISLQCPAKHKLVGRDLTCVMDANSTHWEGETYCKPMASFDDYGFRVAVLASIVSSAIICFMSVAFLTCCLLDCIKEDKRKKQENESDVWQWEEQAQHQEDNRSRYSHKGRNNNNNTQEKLHSLWDTHNPAMCDNMRGCRCNQEYAYGPVLTYGRTPPLAALPGRDYDQPLLPQNPESAQIPGPPQYPGPPLSSGQTTSPGVVQISAVGSGLVWQYGRPQQSGLPGASPSITGEPNTRNINPAKEFNIRIISV